Proteins from a genomic interval of Papaver somniferum cultivar HN1 chromosome 4, ASM357369v1, whole genome shotgun sequence:
- the LOC113272501 gene encoding protein O-linked-mannose beta-1,4-N-acetylglucosaminyltransferase 2-like, whose amino-acid sequence MDNSENYDIGLEKVFLKSFGRNVAKKLVYGVLVGGLLIILLTSSSILNLQLADNAGLRPLMDGIWNLPSCNVFELRSDFCEIEGDIRVEGKSSSIYFTSSTNESWRIKPYARKGDKRAMKDVTELSIKSFLENDKQAAAPDCNINHNTPAIIFSVGGYAGNQFHAFTEILLPLYLTSHHFHQEVQLLVTNSQPYWLKKYESIMKQLSRYPIIDIDKEVDVHCYQKVTVGLKHHKDLGIDPTKSPEGYSMVDFAEFLRMSYSLERSSAINMDEEFLKKNDKKKPRLLILSRKRTRRFTNEEEIVTMAKALGYEVVVAEPGVTTTSYNFTHIVNSCDVMVAVHGAGCTNLLFLPSNAILIQVFPLGPLEEFGRHIYGEPAEAMNLRYLEYKITVEESSLEEQYPADHAIFMDPDSFSEKGWSAVKSVYLDQQNVKLDIGRFKDTLLEALELLHH is encoded by the exons ATGGATAACTCAGAAAATTATGATATTGGGCTGGAAAAGGTGTTCTTGAAAAGCTTTGGTCGAAATGTTGCAAAAAAGCTCGTTTACGGGGTATTGGTTGGAGGACTCTTAATCATTCTACTAACTTCTTCCTCGATCC TGAATTTGCAGTTGGCCGATAACGCTGGATTGAGACCGCTAATGGATGGAATTTGGAACTTGCCATCGTGCAATGTATTTGAACTGAGGTCTGACTTTTGTGAGATTGAAGGAGATATTAGGGTCGAGGGGAAATCATCTTCCATATATTTTACTTCATCGACAAATGAATCATGGAGAATTAAACCTTATGCTCGAAAAGGAGACAAAAGGGCAATGAAAGATGTTACTGAATTATCAATAAAATCATTTCTGGAGAATGACAAACAAGCTGCAGCCCCTGACTGCAACATAAATCATAATACTCCAGCAATAATATTTTCGGTTGGAGGGTATGCAGGAAACCAGTTCCATGCTTTCACCGAAATATTGCTTCCACTTTATCTCACTTCTCatcattttcaccaagaagttcAATTGCTGGTAACTAATTCACAGCCTTACTGGCTTAAGAAGTATGAATCAATTATGAAACAACTATCTAGGTACCCAATCATCGATATCGACAAAGAAGTTGACGTACATTGCTACCAAAAAGTAACAGTAGGTCTCAAGCATCATAAAGATTTGGGAATCGATCCCACGAAATCTCCGGAAGGCTATTCTATGGTAGATTTCGCTGAATTTTTAAGGATGTCGTATTCATTGGAAAGATCTTCCGCAATAAACATGGATGAAGAATTTCTTAAGAAAAATGATAAGAAGAAACCAAGACTATTAATCCTTTCAcgtaaaagaacaagaagatttaCAAATGAGGAAGAAATTGTTACGATGGCCAAAGCTTTGGGATATGAAGTGGTTGTAGCGGAACCCGGGGTGACAACAACTTCATATAATTTCACACACATTGTGAATTCATGCGATGTGATGGTCGCTGTGCACGGAGCTGGTTGCACTAATCTTCTATTTCTTCCTTCTAATGCAATACTAATTCAAGTCTTTCCGTTAGGTCCTTTGGAAGAATTTGGCAGGCATATTTATGGAGAACCAGCTGAAGCAATGAACTTGAGATACCTTGAGTACAAGATAACAGTAGAAGAGAGCAGTTTGGAAGAACAATACCCAGCTGATCATGCCATTTTTATGGATCCTGATTCATTTTCAGAAAAAGGGTGGAGTGCAGTTAAGTCTGTGTATTTAGACCAACAAAATGTAAAGCTTGATATTGGTAGATTTAAGGATACTTTGTTAGAAGCACTTGAGCTTCTTCATCACTAG
- the LOC113275440 gene encoding uncharacterized protein LOC113275440: MIVGHLDLDCMDSRAVVEKMVVKDGTGVERNLKKNGDKNEEVPAIGVGFPPNTCLTQGMNDCGLEEGEIFTEFSCENQELLNQNLVAASDADTSTSNSKGVCLLVAKCKSISKDATNKMEDVNVSCKISKKKKKSNSKKETLTANEIQEGIKLDSEVDRCAQQVMEGESSTSIDPSIPPGFENYN, translated from the coding sequence ATGATTGTGGGACATTTAGACTTAGATTGCATGGATTCAAGAGCagtagtggagaaaatggttgtcAAAGATGGTACTGGTGTGGAAAGAAATTTAAAGAAGAATGGTGACAAAAATGAAGAGGTTCCTGCTATTGGTGTGGGCTTCCCTCCAAATACATGCCTTACACAAGGTATGAACGATTGTGGTCTCGAAGAAGGAGAGATCTTTACTGAATTTTCTTGCGAGAATCAGGAGCTCTTGAATCAGAATTTGGTTGCAGCTTCTGACGCTGATACTAGTACTAGTAATAGTAAAGGTGTGTGTCTTTTGGTTGCTAAGTGCAAGTCAATAAGCAAGGATGCAACAAATAAGATGGAAGATGTTAATGTCTCTTGCAAGATtagtaagaagaagaaaaagtctAATAGCAAGAAAGAAACTTTAACTGCGAATGAGATTCAAGAAGGTATTAAGTTGGATTCTGAGGTTGATAGATGCGCTCAACAGGTTATGGAAGGAGAAAGTTCCACTTCCATTGATCCATCCATTCCACCTGGTTTCGAAAATTATAATTAA